CAATCCACTTAGGTGGAAAAACAATTGATGGCGAGATATAATCCTGCCGAGACAAGAGTTAGAGAGCGGTTATGAGTCTTTAACAAGTACAGGCTAAACGCGCGATCTTGGATTCCTCTTGGCCCTCGCTGCGGGTGGTTGGACTGCTCCGATGGCAGCAGTAGGAGCCACCTCGGCGCGGTCCGATGTCGCCGCCGGGAACTGCTCCACATCCGCCACGGTGGTAACGCAGCATCGCTTACCCGCGGCATCAAGGACGAACACGTTGCCGTCGCGGGTCCAACAACTCCGTATTCCTAGGCGCTCACGGGCAGCCATAAAGACAGCATGACGCGGCGCCGTGAGGAACTCGGACACTGTGACACCGGTCCCCTTGAGGCACTTCTTACCGAACCAGACAGAATTCCGCACAGAAACATCGGTGAATTTCATTAGGATGCATCTCAATCTGTTATTGTGTGGCCTACCAACTCGATGACAGCGCCTCACATCATCCACCGATAGCTTGCTCTCGAGATGCCTATTCAGAAGCTCCACAGCACTCGCCGGAGAATCACCCTCAGACTCAGGCACGCCATGCAACAGCAACATTTTCCGCCGTGAACGCATCTCTTGCTGATCCAGTTGCTGTCCAAGGAAATTTACTTGCTTC
This DNA window, taken from Cydia strobilella chromosome 21, ilCydStro3.1, whole genome shotgun sequence, encodes the following:
- the LOC134751220 gene encoding uncharacterized protein LOC134751220 produces the protein MESIKQSMSEMAEDFKKQMAAFQSEIDKAAPSSPTVASVSADFSTFRRFILGSLDALQKQVNFLGQQLDQQEMRSRRKMLLLHGVPESEGDSPASAVELLNRHLESKLSVDDVRRCHRVGRPHNNRLRCILMKFTDVSVRNSVWFGKKCLKGTGVTVSEFLTAPRHAVFMAARERLGIRSCWTRDGNVFVLDAAGKRCCVTTVADVEQFPAATSDRAEVAPTAAIGAVQPPAARAKRNPRSRV